The Candidatus Eisenbacteria bacterium DNA window GTCACGCGCGACATCCACTGCGTCACCAAGTGGAGCAAGTTCGACACCGCCTGGGAGGGCGTGTCGATCGACGACCTCCTCGCCGACGCGGGCATCGAGGCGCCCACCGCGTACGTCCTCGCCCACTCCGTCGACGGCTACTCGACCAACGTGCCGACGAAGGATCTCGTCGGCGGGCGCGGGATGATCGCCGTCTCGTACGAAGGCAAGCCGATCCCGGCCGATCACGGCGGCCCCGCCCGCCTGCTGGTCCCGCACCTCTACTTCTGGAAGTCGGCGAAGTGGGTGAACGCGCTGCAGTTCACCGAGCGCGACGAGGCC harbors:
- a CDS encoding molybdopterin-dependent oxidoreductase, producing VTRDIHCVTKWSKFDTAWEGVSIDDLLADAGIEAPTAYVLAHSVDGYSTNVPTKDLVGGRGMIAVSYEGKPIPADHGGPARLLVPHLYFWKSAKWVNALQFTERDEAGFWELRGYHMYGDPWQEQRYSGD